One Neodiprion pinetum isolate iyNeoPine1 chromosome 1, iyNeoPine1.2, whole genome shotgun sequence genomic window carries:
- the LOC124224802 gene encoding LOW QUALITY PROTEIN: girdin (The sequence of the model RefSeq protein was modified relative to this genomic sequence to represent the inferred CDS: substituted 2 bases at 2 genomic stop codons), which translates to MCASRDTFDISEMQSVDLSAEFTENTVSSGVDCQFSGTPVPDFPFEATRESQLFDEVVELRQQVADLNQTIAHVEAAVQLKDTQLEGLQRDNERLSSELKKQQRCNRNLKRRCTCPVFXXCYYKILLRCVKQNESTLIPEQLDDERFFYQKEKEHFCEEMQNHKTCKRTDAGSTRSLQQQKKEFEKIQEALEEENKQLREELVEKSETTYNLCIKFLRMKHAKDSLRQKLDQLLREHLQVMAEMMEKLDEAREELNIIVSEKFQEPVHLSKAKFLQVVQRNSRLVHENAALKLQSHQLTQNIEKIKSEAQKTRTINVDARTIEKLAMQGKRRRKEETVRSLSTKTVSRKTEKLGTSISSLSTSCGGPLVDSSGDAKAPMKYQNKRATFDIPEVDEPPEKRVERRTERTQSAPEIVQTVTFKQDLASGNGSEYTNLTQRSVEVRYLVKLDYQDMRLVVFELQVRYLVKLDFQDMRSAVFALQVRYLVKLDFQDKRSVVLAVQVLDLVTFDLPD; encoded by the exons ATGTGTGCGTCTCGAGACACCTTTGACATCTCTGAGATGCAAAGTGTCGACTTGAGCGCGGAGTTTACAGAAAATACTGTCAGCAGCGGCGTTGATTGTCAATTCAGTGGTACTCCGGTTCCCGATTTCCCATTTGAAGCCACCCGAGAGTCTCAACTCTTCGACGAAGTCGTCGAACTGCGCCAACAA GTAGCAGACTTGAACCAAACGATCGCGCATGTTGAGGCAGCTGTTCAACTAAAGGATACGCAATTGGAAGGCTTGCAACGGGATAACGAACGGTTATCATCAGAATTGAAAAAGCAACAGAGATGCAACAGAAATCTAAAACGTAGGTGCACATGCCCAGTGTTTTAATGATgctattacaaaattttacttcGATGTGTT AAACAAAATGAATCGACTTTAATTCCAGAACAGTTGGACGACGAAAGATTCTTTTACCAAAAAGAAAAGGAGCACTTTTGCGAAGAGATGCAGAATCACAAAACGTGTAAGCGTACGGACGCCGGCTCGACAAGGTCTTTGCAGCAGCAGAAAAAAGAGTTCGAAAAGATCCAAGAAGCTCTGGAGGAAGAAAACAAGCAACTGAGAGAGGAGCTTGTTGAGAAGAGCGAAACGACGTACAATCTTTGCATCAAATTTCTACGCATGAAGCATGCCAAGGATTCTTTGAGGCAGAAACTCGATCAACTTCTGAGAGAGCACTTACAGGTGATGGCCGAAATGATGGAAAAACTGGACGAGGCACGGGAAGAGCTGAACATTATAGTatccgaaaaatttcaagagcCTGTACATCTCAGCAAAGCCAAATTCTTACAG GTTGTTCAAAGAAACAGCCGATTAGTTCATGAGAACGCGGCGTTGAAGTTACAGTCTCATCAACTCACCcagaatatcgaaaaaataaaaagtgagGCGCAAAAGACGCGAACGATAAACGTCGATGCAAGAACAATAGAAAAGTTGGCTATGCAAGGGAAGAGGAGACGGAAGGAAGAGACCGTCAGGTCTTTGTCCACGAA AACGGTATCCAGGAAGACGGAAAAATTGGGAACTTCAATTTCGTCTTTGAGTACGTCTTGCGGTGGTCCATTGGTTGACAGTTCAGGGGATGCAAAAGCCCCAATGAAATACCAGAACAAACGCGCTACATTTGATATTCCGGAAGTGGACGAGCCTCCGGAAAAGCGAGTAGAACGTCGCACCGAACGAACACAGAGCGCACCAGAAATTGTGCAAACCGTGACCTTTAAGCAGGATCTTGCTTCTGGCAACGGATCCGAGTACACCAATCTTACTCAGCGTAGTGTCGAA gtccgctacctggttaAACTCGACTATCAGGACATGCGCTTGGTAGTTTTTGAGCTTCAGGTCCGCTAtctggtgaaacttgactttCAGGACATGCGCTCGGCAGTTTTTGCGCttcaggtccgctacctggtgaaactcgactttcaggacaagcgctccgtagttctagctgtccaggtccttgacctggtgacttttgaccttccggactaa